A window from Opitutia bacterium ISCC 52 encodes these proteins:
- a CDS encoding Gfo/Idh/MocA family oxidoreductase produces the protein MSVSRRNFVKTAATATAALSFPMIIPRHVLGGANFVAPSEKVNVGIVGCGGQGQHNMRQLLMLDDVQVTAIADPAEYWNLNSFYYRDIAGRGPVKDEIEEHYQKKSPNYKVAEYVDFLEMLEKESALDAVLCATPDHTHAFVASNSMRAGKHVYVEKPMAHNLWENRKLAQIAKETGVATQMGNMGHSSEGIRQVVELLQAGAIGDVEQAHSWCHATRWTNGLHNMPLGTTVPQPDFDWDKWLGPRESIPYHEDYTPVKWRDFWRFGCGAIGDFACHDMDATVWAYDLETPDSVQVYPIGQSNEEIVPHGELGYFDFKAKGKQKAIKVTWYAGAGRPAHHESFPDNFQLSKRGLLFEGSKGTIQCDGAGGSPRIFPQELRGSINKPKKSIRRVSGHHSDWIEAIKGGPAASANFEYSARLTEIALLGVLSVRMGGARIEWDAKNMKAKGLPEADRFIKEPVRSGWEVV, from the coding sequence ATGTCCGTATCTCGCAGAAACTTCGTCAAAACGGCGGCCACCGCTACCGCAGCTCTCTCATTCCCCATGATCATTCCTCGCCACGTGCTAGGGGGTGCCAACTTTGTTGCACCGAGTGAAAAGGTGAATGTCGGAATCGTTGGTTGTGGCGGACAAGGACAACACAACATGCGCCAACTGCTCATGCTGGACGATGTGCAAGTTACAGCCATTGCGGATCCCGCCGAGTACTGGAATCTCAACTCATTTTACTACCGCGATATCGCCGGACGGGGTCCGGTGAAAGACGAGATCGAAGAGCACTACCAAAAGAAATCACCCAACTACAAAGTCGCAGAGTATGTCGATTTCCTGGAGATGCTTGAAAAGGAATCCGCACTCGACGCAGTCCTCTGCGCCACACCTGATCATACCCATGCCTTTGTCGCCTCTAACTCCATGCGTGCGGGCAAACATGTTTACGTCGAAAAACCTATGGCACATAACTTGTGGGAAAACCGCAAGCTGGCCCAAATCGCGAAAGAGACCGGTGTGGCTACCCAAATGGGTAATATGGGGCACAGCTCTGAAGGTATTCGCCAAGTAGTGGAATTACTCCAAGCCGGTGCCATCGGTGACGTAGAGCAAGCCCACTCCTGGTGCCACGCTACACGTTGGACCAACGGACTGCACAACATGCCACTCGGCACCACCGTTCCTCAACCCGATTTCGACTGGGATAAGTGGCTAGGGCCACGGGAATCTATCCCGTACCACGAAGATTATACTCCGGTTAAGTGGCGTGACTTCTGGCGCTTTGGATGTGGAGCCATCGGAGACTTTGCCTGCCACGATATGGACGCAACGGTCTGGGCCTACGACCTGGAAACCCCCGACTCGGTCCAGGTCTACCCCATTGGTCAAAGCAATGAAGAAATCGTACCTCATGGAGAGCTCGGATATTTCGACTTCAAAGCTAAAGGAAAACAAAAAGCCATAAAGGTTACCTGGTATGCCGGCGCAGGCCGCCCCGCACACCACGAGTCGTTCCCTGATAATTTCCAATTGTCCAAACGCGGCCTTCTCTTCGAAGGCAGCAAAGGAACCATCCAGTGCGATGGTGCAGGAGGAAGTCCACGCATCTTCCCACAAGAACTACGTGGATCGATCAACAAGCCCAAAAAATCGATTCGCCGAGTCAGTGGTCATCACAGTGATTGGATCGAAGCCATCAAAGGCGGACCCGCTGCCAGTGCGAATTTTGAATACTCAGCGCGTCTGACAGAGATCGCATTACTCGGTGTGCTTTCCGTTCGTATGGGCGGTGCCAGGATCGAATGGGACGCCAAGAACATGAAGGCGAAGGGGCTGCCCGAAGCCGATCGGTTTATCAAAGAGCCTGTCCGATCTGGCTGGGAAGTCGTTTAG
- a CDS encoding leucine-rich repeat domain-containing protein, producing MSTNRIIDISPLSGLGNLTELNLSYNQITDASPLAGSTNLTNLNLVGNNLAEPPPVQSKGGLLDNHEDSSVLDALLSLNTLNLADNQIIDLSPLANLADLESIDLSGNLVEVIESLASLPGLESIDLSGNQVIDITPLGSLDLLEVIDITDNAISDIKALSNLDNLTEINLGENPIDLSDGSLQQVILSKLSSSIAENLEDKETIQLILGESTEGESELLLFWSATGTLQISNDLIIWEDVPDAIAPFTLPASNEVQTFWRIVESD from the coding sequence ATGTCTACTAACCGAATCATAGACATTTCGCCTTTATCTGGTCTCGGAAATCTTACGGAGCTAAATTTGAGTTACAATCAAATCACCGATGCAAGCCCTTTGGCTGGTTCGACAAATTTAACCAACCTCAATCTTGTCGGCAATAACCTAGCTGAACCTCCTCCAGTTCAGAGTAAAGGAGGTCTTTTGGATAACCATGAAGATAGCAGTGTTTTGGATGCCTTGCTTTCGCTGAATACGTTGAACCTTGCTGACAATCAAATCATCGACTTATCACCCTTGGCTAATTTGGCTGACTTAGAGTCGATTGATCTGAGTGGAAACTTAGTCGAAGTTATTGAGAGTCTTGCTTCCTTACCTGGTTTGGAGTCGATTGACTTAAGTGGAAATCAGGTGATCGATATTACTCCACTGGGGTCTTTGGACTTATTGGAAGTCATCGATATTACTGACAATGCAATCTCTGATATCAAAGCTCTTTCAAACCTTGATAATTTGACTGAAATTAATCTTGGTGAAAATCCGATCGATCTGTCCGATGGATCTCTACAGCAGGTAATTCTTTCCAAACTGTCTTCGTCCATAGCCGAAAACTTGGAGGACAAAGAAACCATTCAATTAATCTTGGGCGAATCAACTGAAGGGGAAAGTGAACTCCTCTTGTTCTGGTCTGCCACAGGAACACTCCAAATCTCCAATGATCTGATCATTTGGGAAGACGTTCCTGATGCGATTGCGCCGTTTACGCTACCAGCGTCAAACGAAGTGCAAACCTTTTGGCGTATCGTAGAATCCGACTAG
- a CDS encoding Gfo/Idh/MocA family oxidoreductase, which translates to MNIDPISRRRFIKTTGAAGAASLLANVPNVYGNHHKGKVRVGLIGLGGRGCGAGITDCATADQNIELVAMGDLFKDHLDLAKDRIQASFKRRELPFDKIYKVKKENMFHGFDAYKKVIESDVDLIILTTPPVFRPLHFRAAVEAGKHCFIEKPVAVDPAGVKHIVETSKMAAKKGLTVVAGTQMRRGRHFQALVEQVRGGAMGEIMSGQSTRLGGALSNWRESEAVRRPEWSDMEWQLRRWLFCTWSSGDFIVEQHVHNLDIVDWIMGGHPVQVIGTGGRQSRTGPAYPNVWDNISVEYEYANGARITHLGAQMDGISGRNDLLMFGTQGQLKSSFANATISGKKNWEYDGPTPNPAVVEYADTLDSIRNSKAINEGERIAQSTMTAILGRMAAYSGRALKWEWAMNASKMDLTPKKWKFGELPLAEVAVPGVTKLV; encoded by the coding sequence ATGAACATCGATCCCATATCCCGTCGCAGATTTATTAAAACCACCGGAGCCGCAGGAGCTGCTTCCCTACTCGCCAATGTTCCCAACGTATATGGCAACCACCATAAGGGAAAAGTCCGTGTAGGACTGATTGGTCTGGGCGGCCGTGGATGTGGCGCTGGAATCACGGACTGTGCTACCGCCGACCAGAACATCGAGCTCGTTGCCATGGGTGATCTTTTCAAGGACCACCTCGATCTGGCAAAGGACCGGATTCAAGCCAGTTTCAAACGCAGAGAACTTCCTTTCGACAAAATCTATAAGGTTAAAAAGGAGAACATGTTCCATGGATTCGATGCCTACAAGAAGGTCATCGAAAGCGATGTGGACCTGATCATCCTCACCACTCCGCCTGTATTTCGTCCTTTGCATTTCCGCGCCGCAGTTGAAGCAGGCAAGCATTGCTTTATTGAAAAACCAGTCGCGGTGGATCCAGCCGGTGTGAAGCACATCGTGGAAACGTCGAAGATGGCCGCGAAGAAAGGCCTGACCGTTGTCGCTGGAACTCAGATGCGCCGAGGCCGTCATTTTCAAGCTCTCGTCGAACAAGTTCGTGGAGGCGCCATGGGAGAAATCATGAGCGGTCAATCTACACGTCTGGGAGGTGCCCTGAGCAACTGGCGTGAAAGCGAAGCGGTTCGCAGACCTGAATGGTCGGATATGGAATGGCAACTGCGTCGCTGGTTGTTCTGTACCTGGTCGTCCGGAGATTTTATCGTTGAGCAGCACGTGCACAATCTGGACATCGTGGACTGGATTATGGGTGGGCATCCCGTCCAAGTAATCGGCACCGGTGGTCGTCAGTCACGCACCGGTCCGGCTTATCCAAATGTCTGGGATAATATTTCCGTCGAATACGAGTACGCCAATGGAGCTCGCATTACCCACCTCGGTGCACAAATGGACGGTATCAGTGGACGGAATGATTTGCTCATGTTCGGCACGCAAGGCCAGCTTAAGTCCAGCTTCGCTAATGCTACCATTTCTGGAAAAAAGAATTGGGAATACGACGGCCCAACACCGAATCCCGCGGTCGTTGAATACGCCGATACGCTCGACTCCATTCGGAACAGCAAGGCCATCAACGAAGGTGAACGCATCGCCCAAAGCACCATGACCGCCATTCTCGGTCGTATGGCTGCTTACTCGGGACGCGCTCTGAAATGGGAATGGGCCATGAATGCGTCCAAGATGGATCTGACTCCAAAGAAATGGAAATTTGGCGAACTGCCGCTGGCAGAGGTCGCAGTGCCAGGGGTCACCAAGCTGGTATAG
- a CDS encoding DUF1552 domain-containing protein, whose protein sequence is MNSQNISRRTMLKGLGTVAVGLPFMEEMLVSTATAAAKPAIPVRAFNVFFGLGIPAPLQAEGFDGVLEPLQEIGDKLLIMRNVDQVRADEKGINAHFDGASASFTGEGPEGEAKSGGPSIDQVIRNHHYPNGLPSGMVPTLAGGTYFRRSRVSRYVHTYNMDGTVAATMQERPRDLFERVFGSIDLPEGMTARDLHLKRSVLDSVVNQYKHYTGARSPLGAQSKSRVADHLDRVREFEQRAYSHRTIADGPSMPPASQIKHGGEADPGGEGIDMELDDLVTEWRLMADLYALAIQTDKARFGALTFLAAGERLRMTGDYTYKGRHIYTFDDAREHNKSGSAGCSHEWWHKFGEEKENTQLRAHAHMKMREIAYFLKRLAEDDCIEGNGKTILENALFTVSTESGDGRHSDVKRELSGIFHAVTGANGRFKTGQIMDVGAEGIDVYNSMLDGMGVDHKMGPVDRDRVFVDGIRA, encoded by the coding sequence ATGAACTCTCAGAACATTAGTCGCCGCACCATGCTCAAAGGTTTGGGAACCGTTGCGGTCGGTTTACCTTTTATGGAGGAAATGTTGGTCAGCACCGCGACCGCTGCGGCGAAACCAGCTATCCCGGTACGTGCTTTCAATGTATTTTTCGGACTAGGTATTCCTGCCCCGTTACAAGCTGAAGGGTTTGACGGAGTACTGGAGCCTCTGCAGGAGATTGGTGATAAACTCCTCATCATGCGCAATGTCGACCAGGTGCGCGCCGACGAAAAAGGCATCAACGCACACTTCGATGGAGCCTCTGCCTCTTTTACGGGTGAGGGACCGGAAGGTGAGGCGAAGTCAGGCGGACCTTCCATTGATCAAGTAATCAGGAACCACCACTATCCAAACGGTCTTCCCTCTGGGATGGTGCCAACCCTGGCTGGAGGAACCTATTTTCGCCGTAGTCGAGTCAGTCGCTATGTGCATACCTACAACATGGATGGTACTGTGGCAGCGACGATGCAGGAACGGCCACGTGATCTTTTTGAACGGGTCTTTGGCTCCATCGATCTTCCAGAAGGCATGACGGCTCGCGATCTTCATTTGAAACGTAGCGTCCTGGATTCGGTGGTTAATCAGTATAAGCATTATACCGGTGCTCGGTCACCGCTCGGTGCACAATCCAAGTCTCGTGTAGCTGACCACCTCGATCGCGTTCGCGAGTTTGAGCAACGCGCTTATTCTCATCGAACGATTGCTGACGGACCCAGTATGCCGCCTGCCTCGCAAATCAAACATGGCGGTGAAGCCGACCCTGGAGGTGAAGGCATCGACATGGAGCTCGATGATCTGGTCACCGAGTGGCGCTTGATGGCCGACCTATACGCATTGGCGATTCAAACAGACAAAGCACGATTTGGCGCCCTTACATTTCTTGCCGCCGGCGAGCGACTTCGCATGACTGGGGATTATACTTACAAGGGGCGTCACATCTACACCTTCGACGATGCTCGTGAGCACAATAAGTCTGGATCAGCTGGCTGCAGTCACGAGTGGTGGCACAAATTTGGTGAAGAAAAAGAGAACACCCAGCTACGTGCACACGCGCACATGAAAATGCGAGAAATCGCCTACTTCCTGAAGCGCCTGGCCGAAGATGATTGCATCGAAGGCAATGGTAAAACGATCTTAGAAAATGCGCTGTTTACGGTATCTACCGAATCGGGTGACGGTCGACATTCCGATGTGAAGCGAGAGCTGTCCGGTATTTTTCACGCTGTGACCGGTGCCAATGGCCGATTCAAGACTGGCCAGATTATGGATGTAGGTGCAGAAGGTATAGATGTTTATAACTCGATGTTGGATGGAATGGGTGTCGATCATAAGATGGGCCCGGTTGACCGCGATCGTGTATTCGTTGATGGGATACGTGCGTAA
- a CDS encoding 2OG-Fe(II) oxygenase family protein, whose translation MPKEILNNPDPFERECRITPEAGMIVLFPSTVWHYVEPFEGDEERITIPFNCTHAGFETPFYKNMSDFFEITKENFM comes from the coding sequence GTGCCTAAGGAAATTTTAAACAATCCAGATCCCTTTGAGAGAGAATGTCGGATTACTCCGGAAGCGGGTATGATCGTTTTATTTCCATCCACCGTTTGGCATTATGTAGAACCTTTTGAAGGTGACGAGGAGCGTATTACGATCCCGTTTAACTGCACGCACGCCGGTTTTGAAACTCCGTTCTACAAGAATATGAGCGATTTCTTTGAGATTACCAAAGAGAATTTTATGTGA
- a CDS encoding Gfo/Idh/MocA family oxidoreductase — protein sequence MYKSAIIGVSGPRASEHAAAYVHVKRSTLAAVSTRNEENLRAFAAQHGVGHAYTDYRRMFAEVQPHVVHVNTPPHVRVEVLEAAIEAGVPAIVCEKPIVLSFEDLSQIRALAASSKCKVAVNHQLHFHPNRFSLQQQVANGAIGRVTHVDVSSQLNVVHQGTHVLQAIAAFIPGSKVVSVRATATGIEGLVDNPRHHYAPDQVQAEIVYDNGVEATLNCGPGAPSVDGAHEINHHKRISVKGTEGDLLWSMWGWQLNTADGQTSGVHDYFEEDILGQAAMVESMIDWIEDDDSPMPLCLDNALADFEIIMGMYQSIISERTITFPLQPEGDILNKIREKLKD from the coding sequence ATGTATAAATCTGCAATTATTGGTGTGAGTGGTCCAAGGGCGAGTGAGCATGCTGCGGCCTATGTGCATGTAAAACGAAGCACGTTGGCAGCGGTCAGTACTAGGAATGAAGAGAACCTAAGGGCATTCGCAGCTCAGCATGGAGTGGGACATGCTTATACAGACTATCGAAGGATGTTTGCTGAAGTGCAGCCACATGTGGTCCATGTTAACACTCCGCCTCATGTGAGAGTAGAGGTTTTAGAGGCAGCTATCGAAGCGGGAGTGCCAGCTATTGTTTGTGAAAAACCGATCGTCCTTTCTTTTGAGGACTTGAGTCAGATACGGGCATTAGCTGCATCGAGTAAGTGCAAGGTGGCAGTTAACCATCAGCTACATTTTCATCCCAATAGATTCTCTTTGCAACAGCAGGTGGCCAACGGTGCGATTGGTCGAGTGACGCATGTCGATGTCAGCTCCCAACTGAATGTCGTTCATCAAGGCACACACGTCTTACAGGCCATCGCAGCATTTATTCCCGGTTCGAAGGTCGTTTCGGTTCGGGCTACGGCAACTGGGATTGAAGGTTTAGTCGATAATCCTAGGCATCATTACGCGCCGGATCAGGTACAGGCCGAGATTGTTTATGATAACGGCGTTGAGGCGACTTTGAACTGTGGGCCAGGGGCACCTTCCGTCGACGGCGCACATGAGATTAACCACCACAAGCGAATCTCGGTGAAAGGAACGGAAGGCGATTTGTTATGGAGCATGTGGGGGTGGCAATTGAACACCGCGGACGGCCAAACGAGTGGGGTGCACGATTATTTTGAAGAAGATATTTTGGGACAAGCTGCGATGGTCGAGTCTATGATCGATTGGATCGAAGATGATGACTCGCCGATGCCGCTGTGTCTGGACAATGCGCTTGCAGACTTTGAAATCATCATGGGCATGTATCAGAGTATTATAAGTGAGAGGACCATCACCTTTCCCCTGCAGCCGGAAGGCGACATCCTAAACAAGATCCGCGAAAAACTGAAGGACTGA
- a CDS encoding lactonase family protein has protein sequence MKSSPTTIQTLLSILSVLWAHSLAADFNAYLPSRTTNQLWIVHATEKGDELSLTVDEKVDLGFVPATIVAHPEEPLLYVSTNVGDEGNSPAAIITLEADGSYKNHTPLTLDHGYAYLSLDRDQRFLLGADYRGGHIDVYALDEQGKPGSRVAFLDEGRNAAHAVLTSPDSRFVYIPYVKDSNAILQYAFDSDTGALTPLEPHNANPPKGTGPRHIAYHPKLPLVYFSNEQGLGASVYERNRTSGQLTLKQVIDVIPSDQGPEKGTSASDCAISQDGKFLFTGQRSGNEATLPNGINRYRVNDDGSLKHLGLTPTGEIPWGFAFSPDGQVLLVTAFKSGILHAFHITEQGDLKPAATLPIDKSISDLVTR, from the coding sequence ATGAAATCCAGTCCAACAACAATCCAAACCCTTCTGAGCATTCTGTCTGTGCTGTGGGCTCATTCTCTTGCCGCCGACTTCAATGCTTACCTCCCCAGCCGCACGACGAACCAACTATGGATCGTTCACGCCACAGAGAAGGGCGACGAGCTCTCCCTCACCGTCGACGAAAAAGTCGACCTTGGCTTTGTTCCTGCCACCATCGTGGCCCACCCGGAAGAGCCGTTGCTCTATGTCTCTACCAACGTAGGTGACGAAGGAAACTCTCCTGCCGCCATCATCACTCTCGAAGCCGACGGTAGCTACAAGAACCACACTCCCCTCACCCTCGACCACGGCTATGCCTACCTCTCCCTTGATCGTGATCAGCGTTTTCTGCTCGGAGCTGACTACCGCGGTGGTCACATCGACGTCTACGCTCTCGACGAACAAGGTAAACCCGGCTCTCGAGTCGCATTCCTCGATGAAGGTCGCAATGCCGCTCATGCGGTTTTAACCTCACCCGACAGCCGTTTCGTTTACATTCCCTATGTTAAAGACTCCAACGCCATTCTCCAGTACGCCTTCGACTCTGACACCGGTGCTCTAACACCTCTTGAGCCCCACAATGCGAATCCACCCAAAGGCACAGGCCCTCGTCATATCGCCTACCATCCCAAACTTCCCCTGGTTTACTTTAGTAATGAACAAGGTCTAGGGGCTTCGGTTTACGAAAGAAACCGCACGAGTGGTCAGCTCACCCTGAAACAGGTCATCGACGTCATCCCCTCAGACCAAGGCCCTGAAAAAGGCACCTCCGCTTCCGACTGCGCCATCAGCCAGGACGGAAAATTCCTCTTCACCGGCCAACGGAGTGGCAACGAAGCTACCCTCCCCAACGGCATCAACCGCTACCGCGTGAACGACGATGGTTCTTTAAAACATCTTGGCCTCACTCCTACCGGGGAAATCCCCTGGGGGTTCGCCTTCTCCCCCGACGGCCAGGTCCTCCTCGTCACCGCTTTCAAAAGCGGCATCCTTCACGCATTTCATATCACAGAGCAAGGCGACCTCAAACCCGCCGCTACGCTGCCCATCGACAAGAGCATCTCAGATCTCGTTACACGTTAA
- a CDS encoding DUF1592 domain-containing protein — translation MQRLLPIILTVVVMSSFSLLAQQNKKKGLDFARDIQPILESLNPEQRSLMLDWAEEGAPLPVVGEQGSAHGDVDFFQSKVAPLLAKHCLECHDTNAREGALDLSRKDAAFRGGDSGEAIIPGNAEESSLWESVHFGDMPEDRDPLSQEEQDILKDWINDGAEWTVDWIDPAVYEKEATGENWIRRLTVNEYIETVYRTTGVDIEKEAREWMPPDKRADGFSNTAYNLNVDLGHVQAYAKLAALIVQRMDVLAFADRFYQNLKFTDKDMAALLEPMGKWLLRGPLEGKELVAIRGISTTVASAGGEKEEAVRLMIEAMLQSPRFVYRVEKQVGEAGVSPVSEYELASRLSYMLWGGPPDEALLEVADKGELKYPFVLGEQVERMLADERAIDRSAQFISEWLNLGRLQNLRPNPDKFPNWKPELATAMRDETLALFKEVVWQQKRPLTDLMNAQVTFASPELAEHYGLVTADATTEENGVSRYDLSNTPHRGGILTHGSVLTVGGDEASMVTRGLFVLHDLLRGVVKPPPPGLDVVPIPAKPGESNRFIAMTRINDNACGGCHARFEPLAFAFEKFDGIGAFHESDEYGNELREDGELPIPGAKETVNYETVAQLANLLAESDRVSKTLTWKIAQWALGRPLTLEDAPVLDRIHEKAKKEGGTYPAVMSALVSSKLVQTTRTELNSSPDDHKGDI, via the coding sequence ATGCAACGTCTTCTTCCCATCATTCTTACTGTGGTTGTGATGAGCTCGTTTTCGCTGCTAGCGCAGCAGAACAAAAAGAAAGGGCTGGATTTTGCGCGGGATATTCAACCCATTCTGGAGTCCTTGAATCCAGAGCAAAGGAGCCTGATGTTGGATTGGGCAGAAGAGGGCGCTCCCCTTCCCGTTGTGGGTGAGCAGGGCAGTGCGCATGGAGATGTGGATTTCTTCCAATCGAAAGTTGCTCCGCTGCTGGCTAAACATTGTTTGGAATGTCATGACACTAATGCTCGAGAAGGTGCTTTGGACTTATCCCGCAAAGACGCTGCCTTTAGAGGAGGTGACAGCGGGGAAGCCATTATTCCCGGAAATGCAGAAGAAAGCAGTTTGTGGGAGTCGGTACATTTCGGAGACATGCCTGAGGATCGGGACCCATTATCGCAAGAAGAGCAGGATATCTTAAAAGATTGGATCAACGACGGTGCAGAGTGGACCGTGGATTGGATCGATCCTGCGGTGTATGAAAAAGAAGCTACCGGTGAAAACTGGATCCGCAGACTGACCGTGAACGAATACATCGAAACGGTCTACCGGACAACGGGCGTGGATATCGAGAAAGAGGCACGTGAATGGATGCCACCTGATAAACGCGCAGATGGATTTAGTAATACCGCTTACAACTTGAATGTGGATTTGGGGCATGTGCAGGCTTACGCCAAATTGGCGGCATTGATTGTTCAGCGCATGGACGTGTTGGCCTTCGCTGATCGATTTTACCAAAACCTGAAATTTACCGATAAGGATATGGCAGCTCTTCTCGAGCCGATGGGGAAGTGGCTCTTGCGTGGACCCTTGGAAGGAAAAGAACTAGTCGCCATTCGAGGGATCTCTACGACCGTGGCTAGTGCAGGTGGAGAAAAGGAAGAAGCTGTCCGGTTGATGATTGAGGCTATGCTGCAATCACCTCGCTTTGTATACCGTGTTGAGAAACAGGTTGGCGAAGCTGGAGTGTCGCCAGTTAGTGAATACGAGTTGGCATCGCGCTTAAGTTATATGCTCTGGGGTGGACCTCCGGATGAAGCGCTATTGGAAGTGGCTGACAAGGGTGAATTGAAATACCCCTTTGTGTTGGGCGAACAAGTGGAACGTATGCTGGCAGACGAACGAGCCATTGATCGCTCCGCCCAATTTATTTCTGAATGGTTGAATCTGGGGCGCTTGCAAAACCTGCGTCCGAATCCCGATAAATTCCCCAACTGGAAGCCCGAGCTGGCAACCGCGATGCGCGATGAGACCTTGGCGCTATTTAAGGAAGTGGTGTGGCAACAGAAACGACCATTGACTGACTTGATGAATGCGCAAGTTACTTTTGCGAGTCCGGAACTGGCTGAGCATTATGGTTTGGTGACCGCGGATGCGACGACAGAAGAAAATGGTGTTTCCAGATACGACTTGTCCAACACCCCTCATCGGGGTGGCATCCTGACTCACGGGAGTGTACTCACCGTTGGGGGCGATGAAGCCTCTATGGTTACGCGAGGGCTCTTTGTTTTGCATGACCTCTTGCGTGGAGTCGTCAAGCCGCCACCGCCTGGATTGGATGTGGTACCTATACCGGCCAAACCGGGAGAATCCAATCGGTTCATAGCCATGACACGTATCAACGACAATGCCTGCGGAGGGTGTCATGCTCGATTCGAGCCGCTAGCTTTTGCCTTTGAGAAGTTTGATGGAATAGGGGCTTTCCACGAGAGCGACGAGTATGGGAACGAACTCCGTGAAGATGGTGAGCTTCCGATTCCAGGTGCAAAAGAAACGGTGAATTATGAAACCGTGGCTCAATTGGCGAACCTTTTGGCCGAGAGTGACCGAGTGAGCAAGACCCTGACTTGGAAAATTGCGCAATGGGCCTTGGGGCGCCCGCTTACTTTGGAAGACGCGCCAGTCCTTGACAGAATTCACGAAAAAGCCAAAAAAGAAGGAGGAACTTACCCCGCCGTTATGTCTGCGCTGGTTTCTAGTAAACTTGTTCAAACCACCCGAACCGAACTGAATTCCTCACCGGATGATCACAAAGGAGATATTTAA
- a CDS encoding alpha/beta hydrolase — protein sequence MIHQRIYPTLLILLAFCLPSLAQQNTKPQPTHADVAYGDHERHVFDIWLTPSDKPTPLVIYIHGGGFRGGNKNINANSLKQFQKAGLSVAAIHYRLSDTGTYPIYMEDAARCLQTIRHRANEWNIDSEKIACYGGSAGAGISLWLGFHDDLADPRSSDPISRQSTRIVAAATSNGQSTYDLRDYKAWFDLGDFKIHEAFYPMFGVEKDSDFFSDKRVHKMMADASAINHLTKDDVPVYMTYNRGNVPVNNETNPGIWVHHVLLGIKLQEAMKKLGMECTVVSPEHKETSYGSLENFLIEKLTN from the coding sequence ATGATACATCAACGCATTTACCCTACCCTATTGATTCTGTTGGCATTCTGCTTACCAAGTCTCGCTCAACAAAACACAAAACCACAACCCACCCACGCGGATGTGGCTTACGGGGATCATGAACGGCACGTCTTTGATATTTGGCTAACACCTTCCGATAAACCGACGCCGCTCGTCATCTACATTCACGGTGGAGGTTTTCGAGGTGGAAATAAAAATATCAATGCCAATTCCTTAAAACAGTTTCAGAAAGCTGGCCTTTCAGTGGCCGCCATTCACTACCGACTATCTGATACAGGCACTTACCCAATTTATATGGAAGACGCAGCACGCTGTCTGCAGACAATCCGACATCGGGCGAACGAATGGAATATCGATTCGGAAAAAATCGCCTGTTATGGAGGTTCGGCCGGAGCTGGGATTTCGCTCTGGTTGGGTTTCCACGACGATCTGGCTGATCCAAGAAGTTCAGACCCCATCTCACGGCAATCAACCCGAATTGTTGCAGCCGCTACCTCGAATGGTCAATCGACCTATGACCTCCGTGACTACAAAGCCTGGTTTGACCTGGGTGACTTCAAAATTCACGAAGCATTCTATCCCATGTTCGGAGTCGAGAAGGATTCTGATTTTTTCTCAGACAAAAGAGTACACAAAATGATGGCCGACGCCTCTGCTATTAATCATCTCACCAAAGATGACGTTCCTGTCTACATGACCTACAATCGCGGAAATGTCCCAGTAAATAATGAGACCAATCCAGGCATCTGGGTGCACCACGTTCTACTCGGTATTAAGCTACAGGAAGCCATGAAAAAATTAGGAATGGAATGCACCGTCGTATCTCCTGAACATAAAGAAACCAGTTACGGAAGCTTGGAAAATTTCCTCATAGAAAAGTTAACAAACTAA